From one Dermacentor silvarum isolate Dsil-2018 chromosome 3, BIME_Dsil_1.4, whole genome shotgun sequence genomic stretch:
- the LOC119446205 gene encoding uncharacterized protein LOC119446205 isoform X1, with protein sequence MREREEFRDRAGGADRLPAKEVDAEPTDRDIEDISDGCGAKFNAVIVSPKFEGKALLERHRMVNTVLSEELKVIHAFSQKTMAPAQWEEKCKAEKSKG encoded by the exons ATGAGAGAGCGAGAAGAGTTCAGAGACCGAGCAGGGGGCGCTGATCGACTTCCCGCAAAGGAAGTGGACGCAGAGCCTACAGACCGG GACATCGAAGATATTTCGGATGGATGCGGCGCCAAGTTCAACGCTGTTATTGTTTCTCCAAAGTTCGAGGGAAAGGCGCTCTTGGAAAGACACAG aaTGGTCAACACTGTCCTCAGTGAAGAGTTGAAAGTCATTCATGCCTTCTCACAGAAGACCATGGCACCTGCACAGTGGGAAGAGAAATGTAAAGCAGAGAAATCTAAGGGATAA
- the LOC119446200 gene encoding LOW QUALITY PROTEIN: ATP-dependent DNA helicase Q5-like (The sequence of the model RefSeq protein was modified relative to this genomic sequence to represent the inferred CDS: deleted 1 base in 1 codon), whose protein sequence is MSDSKEQNAKEPASAVSMDPDKLSHALGDALAKVFGHKAYRSGLQKKAIEAVAQCGQDVFVSMPTGAGKSLCFQLPAVVTPKDSVTVVVSPLIALMTDQLQKLKSLNVRAETINSTMSSLERQRVRRDLTSMRPETRLLYVTPEQVASEKFQAVLSALYKIGKLARFVVDEAHCVSEWGHDFRPDYLKLGKVRDMFPDVPMVALTATASAKVFDDILVQLRLRQPVAIFKTSSFRANLYYDVEFKEALDEPFENLKNFSIRALGEGWEEEDPKRRGSGIVYCRTRDACEEVSMKLTSLGLLTKPYHGGMKAAERKENQDEWTKGQVPVIAATVSFGMGVDRAMVRFVAHWSVPQSIPAYYQESGRAGRDGRPSYCRIYYSRKDRKSITYLLKRDEQGAKTKRAKTVAEMATKAFEKMAGYCEGMTCRHTVLCREFGDDLKGCGKNCDACTKPKQLEGRLSSFRATMFTGTIQKESTNGFDTELYGGGRIGQKMDSESYGADSGSDGESNDKVAAAALSRVIQDEFEKRRGAKSEQPKKRTIPKNCSVLEPKCSAIKEVSVEMRQDYLTKLKAEMEMNFAAYETFNDEPQLTPREIRNCAAEHELLIFKTKKNVHLYRKELVGLFVALREATRAVKLHELLLKCREPKDTTKEKRKPPERLHTLFDFFSSAENDESLLPEQSKQNSAADTTNKSVQDNDKVAIDDLKSVDMECSNDSLLSESSGAPASKLAEQVQEDSPVSKGSGAASPTPTPPNTSSSPNHQDAETEAARIRYFFERSPVKKKRKLDFGGPDMEASPRKRTKTGAMQEKLESHETSRHSDAARGSKHRSEKHSERGDGSSLVKSKDSSPKKQNIKEELNQAARNINRCLYPKYKDNRLSKELFKKICKLLSHKLVAEQTLSKRAAAKAVDKLFDGKDVVTESDLDELGL, encoded by the exons ATGTCAGATTCGAAAGAGCAAAACGCCAAGGAGCCGGCGTCAGCCGTGAGCATGGACCCCGACAAGCTGTCGCACGCCCTGGGTGATGCTCTGGCGAAAGTATTTGGACACAAAGCTTATCGCAGCGGCCTGCAGAAGAAGGCGATCGAGGCGGTGGCGCAGTGCGGCCAGGACGTTTTCGTGTCCATGCCGACCGGAGCAGGAAAATCGCTCTGCTTCCAGCTTCCCGCCGTGGTGACGCCGAAGGACAGCGTTACCGTGGTGGTGTCGCCGCTCATCGCGCTCATGACAGATCAGCTGCAGAAGCTCAAGTCTTTGAACGTCCGTGCCGAGACCATCAACTCGACCATGAGCTCCCTGGAACGGCAGCGGGTCAGGCGAGACCTGACTAGCATGAGACCGGAGACCCGTCTTCTCTACGTGACGCCAGAGCAGGTGGCGAGCGAAAAGTTCCAAGCTGTCCTCAGTGCACTTTACAAGATCGGCAAGCTGGCTCGCTTTGTCGTAGACGAGGCGCACTGCGTGTCCGAGTGGGGTCACGATTTCAGGCCGGATTACCTCAAACTCGGCAAAGTACGCGACATGTTTCCCGACGTTCCTATGGTTGCCCTCACTGCCACTGCTTCTGCAAAGGTTTTCGACGATATCCTTGTGCAGCTGAGGCTTAGACAGCCCGTGGCGATATTCAAGACGTCTAGCTTCCGAGCTAACCTTTACTACGATGTCGAGTTCAAGGAGGCGCTTGACGAGCCTTTTGAGAACTTGAAAAACTTTTCAATTCGCGCCCTTGGCGAGGGTTGGGAGGAGGAGGACCCAAAGAGGAGGGGAAGTGGCATAGTGTACTGTAGGACTCGGGATGCTTGTGAGGAAGTCAGCATGAAGCTCACGTCCCTTGGCCTGCTCACAAAACCATATCATGGAGGTATGAAGGCTGCAGAAAGAAAAGAGAACCAGGATGAATGGACCAAAGGACAAGTTCCAGTAATTGCTGCAACAGTTAGCTTCGGAATGGGTGTTGACCGTGCCATGGTAAGGTTTGTAGCACACTGGTCAGTTCCTCAGTCTATTCCAGCTTATTACCAGGAATCTGGCAGGGCTGGACGTGACGGAAGGCCATCGTACTGTCGAATTTATTACTCGAGGAAAGACAGAAAGTCTATTACCTACCTGCTGAAACGAGATGAACAGGGGGCAAAGACAAAAAGGGCAAAGACTGTAGCAGAGATGGCCACAAAAGCATTTGAGAAGATGGCCGGCTACTGTGAAGGGATGACGTGTCGCCACACAGTGCTTTGCAGAGAATTTGGAGATGACCTGAAAGGCTGTGGAAAAAACTGTGATGCTTGTACGAAGCCAAAACAACTAGAAGGTAGGCTTTCATCGTTCCGGGCTACTATGTTCACTGGAACAATTCAGAAGGAAAGCACCAATGGTTTTGATACTGAACTTTATGGCGGTGGAAGGATCGGTCAGAAAATGGACAGTGAATCTTATGGTGCAGACAGTGGAAGTGACGGTGAAAGCAATGACAAAGTAGCAGCCGCCGCTCTTTCACGGGTCATTCAGGATGAATTTGAAAAACGGCGTGGAGCGAAATCGGAGCAGCCAAAGAAGAGAACTATACCCAAAAACTGCTCCGTTCTAGAGCCCAAATGCTCGGCCATCAAAGAAGTTTCTGTTGAGATGCGACAAGATTACCTCACAAAGTTAAAAGCGGAGATGGAGATGAATTTTGCTGCGTATGAGACCTTCAACGATGAGCCACAGCTGACCCCACGAGAGATTAGAAACTGTGCTGCTGAGCAC GAACTCCTCATattcaaaacaaagaaaaatgtgCACTTGTATAGGAAGGAGCTGGTAGGTCTGTTTGTAGCACTCAGGGAAGCTACCCGAGCAGTGAAGCTTCACGAGCTGCTTTTGAAGTGTCGTGAGCCCAAGGATACAACCAAAGAGAAGAGAAAGCCACCCGAGAGGTTGCACACGCTATTTGACTTTTTTTCATCTGCCGAAAATGACGAGTCTTTACTACCCGAGCAGAGCAAGCAAAACAGTGCTGCTGATACTACTAACAAGTCAGTGCAGGACAATGATAAGGTTGCCATCGATGACTTGAAATCTGTGGACATGGAATGCTCAAACGATTCCTTGTTGAGTGAAAGCAGTGGTGCCCCTGCTTCAAAGCTGGCCGAGCAGGTGCAAGAGGATTCACCGGTCAGTAAAGGATCTGGTGCTGCTTCGCCAACACCGACCCCTCCCAACACGAGTTCCAGCCCAAACCATCAGGATGCAGAGACGGAAGCCGCAAGGATCCGGTACTTCTTCGAGCGCTCCCccgtgaaaaagaaaaggaaactagACTTTGGTGGTCCGGATATGGAGGCTTCTCCTCGCAAGAGGACAAAGACGGGGGCCATGCAGGAGAAGCTGGAATCGCACGAGACGTCTCGGCACTCAGATGCTGCAAGGGGGTCAAAGCACCGTAGTGAGAAACACAGTGAAAGGGGCGATGGATCGAGCCTGGTGAAGTCAAAAGACTCTAGTCCAAAAAAGCAAAACATCAAAGAAGAGCTGAACCAAGCTGCACGAAATATCAACAGGTGCCTCTACCCAAAGTACAAAGACAACAGGCTCTCAAAGGAGCTGTTTAAGAAGATATGCAAGCTGCTCTCGCACAAGTTGGTTGCTGAACAGACGCTGAGCAAGAGGGCTGCTGCAAAAGCAGTCGACAAGTTGTTTGACGGCAAAGACGTTGTGACGGAAAGCGACTTGGACGAGCTGGGCCTCTAA
- the LOC119446205 gene encoding bolA-like protein 2 isoform X2: MSVYTKEYIQEKLQKELEATYVDIEDISDGCGAKFNAVIVSPKFEGKALLERHRMVNTVLSEELKVIHAFSQKTMAPAQWEEKCKAEKSKG, from the exons ATGTCTGTTTATACGAAGGAGTACATACAGGAGAAACTGCAGAAAGAGCTCGAAGCCACTTACGTG GACATCGAAGATATTTCGGATGGATGCGGCGCCAAGTTCAACGCTGTTATTGTTTCTCCAAAGTTCGAGGGAAAGGCGCTCTTGGAAAGACACAG aaTGGTCAACACTGTCCTCAGTGAAGAGTTGAAAGTCATTCATGCCTTCTCACAGAAGACCATGGCACCTGCACAGTGGGAAGAGAAATGTAAAGCAGAGAAATCTAAGGGATAA